The Macaca nemestrina isolate mMacNem1 chromosome 15, mMacNem.hap1, whole genome shotgun sequence genome segment TCTGGGGAAGACATTCTGAGAGCTGTTAGCCCCCCTCACAGCAGGTGGGGAGAGGGTACCTGCCCCAGAAAGGAGTGGGGCCCCCAGTGGCATCCACCGCAAGCCGGGGGTTTCTGCACACTGCCCTTCCCAGGCACCACACTTCGCGATTGGCCAGCTCATAGCGCTGTTGCAGGACCGCACAGGCACTGCCGGccaccccattttacaggtaggaGACTCAAGTCCTGCTTGCTGGGAGCTAACAAGGGCAGGAGCCCAGCCACACCCCAGGTCTCGCAGGTGCAAAGCCCTCTTTATCGTTCTGAATTCCCGTgaagatcttttaaaattaggGTTTGTGGGgacactcccagcactttgggaggccaaggagggcagatcacaaggtcaggagatcaagaccgtcctggccaacatggcgaaaccctgtctctactaaaaatacaaaaatcagccgggcgcggtggctcaagcctgtaatcccagcactttgagaggccgaggcgggtggatcacgaggtcaggagatcgagaccatccctggctaacatggtgaaaccccgtctctactaaaaatacaaaaaaactagccgggcgtggtggcgggcgcctgtagtcccagctactcgggaggctgaggcaggagaatggcgtgaacccaggaggtggagcttgcagtgagccgagatcgcgccactgcaccccagcctgggcgacacagcgagactctgtctcaaaaaaaagaaaaaaaaaaaatacaaaaattagctgggcgtggtggtgcatgcctgtaattccggctactcgggaggctgaggcaggagaattgcttgaacctgggaggcagaggttgtagtgaggtgagatcacaccactgcagtccaacttagcaacacagtgagactatgtctcaagaaaaaaataattctaccCCCGTGTATCTTGTGCCTGAACCACCTGACAGCCCCTTGAGGCCTGCTGTCTTCCATTATTCATggattcactcattcattcattcactcatttaatgaGGGCAAGCACTCGTTATATGTCAGCTTTCTCCCAGCCCTCTGTGTGGGGTGCTGGGGTCACAGAGCTTTTGTCCCCGCTCAGCACACAGCTGGGTGAGCAGCCTCATCTCCCAGGTTGTGGCTCGAATACGCCTGGAGGTAGCGGTGAGCTCTTCAGAGCTCCAGATGAGGGGAGGTGGCCTGAGCCAGGGATGGGAAGAAGAGAGGGGCTTGTGAGGAGGTGTCTGATGGATGGGGCCTGCACCTGGCCCCGTGGGGCAGGGAGCCCCAGGTGAGCATCTTGGCCCTCCCTGGGTGGGGTCAGCCAGTGTCTCTGGAGAGACTGTCCAAAGCCTCTAGGACTCTTGAGTACGGGGCCCCTCCGAGGGGTGGAAGGTGCAGAACGCCCATCTCATCTGGCTACAGCCTTTTTCCAGGGCACACCGTGGTCTCCCAGGTCATGATGCTGCTGTGAGCAGCAGTGTGACTCAGGCCACGTGCTCTGAGAGGGGCTGGGAGACCACTGTGGGCCCTGCCATGGGGACAGAGAGCCCATGGGaatgggaggtgggaggcagaggaCAGGCTCTCTGGTGGGTGGGACATACGGTTGAGAGCCTGGGGCCACCAAGCTCAGGTGCATGACCCCCcctaccccccaccccactctccTGCAGGGGGTACATGAGTCCAGGGGCGTGACCGAGGACTACCTGCGCCTGGAGATGCTGGTTCAGAAGGTGGTGTCGCCATACCTGGGCACCTACGGCCTCCACTCCAGCGAGGGGCCCTTCACCCATTCCTGCATCCTGGGTAGGGGTCTGCCTGGGCCTTGGGCTGGGTTAGGGGTGACCATGGGCCCTGTCCATTGTGAATAGATGGGCAAGCCGAGGCCCCATGACGGAACCAGGATCTGACTCCAGACTGGTTCTCAGCCGGGCAGCAGCCCCCAGCCTGCCATGTGCCGGCCTGGACCTGGGGATCCGTGATGGTGGACTAACACCGTGAGCAGTAATGTGGCCACACCTTGGAGAGTCCCACTAGGGCTCTGCGTTCCCCAGGAGGCCACATTCATGGACAGTCTTGAAAGTCAGAAATGGGTCAGGCGGAGTGCTCAGAACATGCACATGCTGAAGCCTGAGGACTTCTGGCTCAGTTAGGGAACTGAGGCTGGGAGGGACGAGGTCTGGGGGTGGGCGGCGTCCCGGGGCTACCTGGTGCGTCCAGCACAGCTGGCCACGTTGCTCCCTTGACGGAGAGCCTCTGCGATCCTGCAGCAGTGTCCTCTGAGTACCTGCTGTGCACTAGCCCGAGGCCACGCCCCTCCCCTCCAGCCGGGGAGGCCGACCAGTGAGTCCCCTCTGTGTCCCACCATTAGCTGGAGGCTGGGagcatcccaggcagagggaacagagcTGGGGCAAGGCCCACTTGGGACTACGCCCTCCTCATCCAGAGgggctccccacccccacctgctgGTGTAAAACCTGCCTACCGGTGTGTCTCAGCTCAGGTGGTGCCCTGGCCACTGGAGAACTTTGAGCCACTCAGGCTCGGTGTAGCCCTGGGTGGCAGGACCTCAGCCCGTGCCTGATGGGACCTTCTTCCCCTGGTCCGGGAAAGGCTCCTGAGCCGCTCATGTGTGTCGCCTGCCACCTGGTGGCCACTCTTTGGACTGCAGGGTCCCAAATGAAAGCCCGAACCCTGCCCCGTCACCAGCCTCAGCCACCAGTGCCACTGCCTCCTGCCCAGATGACCCAAGGGGCCTCCTCCCCGAGTCCCCATGTCTGCCCTCGGCCCCCACAGTCTATTATTCTCCATGCTGCGGCCAGTGAGGCCCATTTACAACTGCCTGACCACAGGCTCCCTGCATCCCCAGGATGGAATCCCCGCCTTGACCTTACATGGAGGGCCTGTCCCCATCTGCCCCCATCTGCCCCCATCATAGCCCCACAACCTGACCCCATGGCTCGCCTGCGTGGACTTCTTGCCGCCCCCCCCGCTTCATCCCCTTGGACATCAGCTCCAGTGGGGCAGGGGCTGTACCTGCCTAGGGAAGTGTAGACGTCCAGCAGGTGCCAAAGTCCATACGCTTCCAcaagtggagaaactgaggcacaggggtTAGGTAACTTACCTAGGGTCAAACACAGGTTGCTGGCAGGGTGCAGGTTCAAACCCAGGCATTTGACTTGAGGTCCTGTGTGTCCAGGCTGGGCCTAGGCTGGAGAAGAGAGACCAGAACCTGAGCTAGTGTCAGAGCTTGTGGTGGCAGGATCTGCTGGGCCGGGCCTGGGATCAGCGTGGGCTGGGCCTTCCCCGCAGCTGCCCCTGCACGAGGACCCAGTGTGCAGCGAGCAGCAGGTGCCGAGGTAGGCGGGGACACAGGTAGCCTCTGGTGTGACAGTGGCCATGTCTCTCCCCAGAGAAGCGCCTCCTCCGCCGCTCCCGCTCGGGGGACGTGCTGGCCAAGAACCCGGTGGTGCGCTCCAAGAGCTACAACACGCCGCTGCTGAACCCCGTGCAGGAGCACGAGGCGGAGGGCGCAGCGGCCGGCGGCCCCAGCATCCGCAGGCACTCCGTGTCTGAGATGACGTCCTGCCCCGAGCCCCAGGGCTTCTCCGACCCGCCCGGCCAGGGCTCTGCCGGGGCCTTCAGGTCCTCCCCAGCACCCCACTCAGGGCCCTGCCCCAGCAGACTCTACCCCACGACCCAGCCCCCTGAGCAGGGCTTGGATCCCACCCGCAGCTCCCTGCCCCACGCCAGCCCGGAGAACCTGGTGGACCAGATCCTGGAGTCCGTGGACTCAGATTCTGAAGGGATTTTCATTGACTTTGGCCGGGGCCGGGGCTCTGGCATGTCCAACTTGGAGGGCTCTGGTGGCCGGCAGAGTGTCGTGTGAGGCCTCACAGCTGGCCTTGAGTTTTTACTGACACGTCCCCATGTGCGGAGGTGTCCATGtggcgcgcgcgtgtgtgtgtgtgtgtgtgtgtgtgtgagactttTTTACTCTGTGCCGTCCCGCCAGCCCTGGTGACCTCCTCACTGGCCTCAGTCGCTTTGTGTTTCTGTCTTGGTTGGAAATACCATCAGCCTCCTAGGCCCGGCCCAGGTCTGTGTCAGGTGGATGAGTCAGCGTTACCTGGGGGCCTGGGTCAGGGACAGGGGTCGGTCGCTCGCTCCCACGCTCCTCCTGCTCCAGTCCTCTGGCGTCCACACCTGCCCGCAGAGAATGTGAATCTGGTGGGGTCTGCCCACGCCGGGCCCCAGAGTGACCAGACTCCAGCACACCTGTCTCTTCCTGCCTGGGGTGGCCATGGGGATGGAAAGGGGTGGAATAAAACCTGTCGACCCAGCTCATGTCTGCGGTGCCTGCCCTGGGGACGCCCCTTCAGGGTGCTCACCCTCAGGCCTTTGCTACTTTCTAGGGAGCACAGGTTCCCAGGGTCTGCGTGGTGGGGGCCGACCTGTGCCTGTTGTCCAGGCCTCCCTACTGCTCCACCATCCGTGTCACTGATGGCAGGATCGGGAGATTGTGGACGGAAGGGCTGGGATGCTGGGGAGTGGGACTGGCCCTGACTTTGCCCCGGCCTTAGCAGGAAGCcttggagggagggaaagaggggtaGGGGTGGGATCTGCCAGCTCCTCCCGTGCTACAGAAGCGCCCAGGGGGTCTGGGGGGTGGTGGTGACCTGCTGAAGGCCACCTGGCCTGGGAAGGACAAGCTAGCACCTGCTCTCACCTCCCCTGCAGCCTCAGACAGGTTTTCCCGAGTCCCCAGGTGGTCAGGATTCCCCCCTCAGCCACAGCAGGCAGGGTCTGCTCCCTGTACGCCCCTCAGTGAGGCCCAAATGTTACTGAGAGCCAGAGGCCAGCCCAGCACCACGGGCACTCTGACTTTCAGGGCAGGAGCTGAGCCTGGGGTAGGCTTCCCTGGCCAACCCCGCCCTTTTTAAGCATCGGGTCAGCGTGGCCTCCATGGGGAGGGGTGTGGGGGTCTCTGATGGCGGGCATCTTTCCACACCGCGTTCATCGGCTGATCCGCCACCCCAGCAGCCTTCCACGCGCTTGCCTCTTGTGGCGTTGATTTTCTCAAGGTGGGGAAGGAGTGCTGAGCAAAAGAAAGGCCCAGGGCAGGGGAACTGGGTGGGTGTGAGCCGGGCGTGAGCAGGAGGAGGCCATCACCTGACCTCTGAGTCATGGCCAGAGCTGGCCCAGGCTGTCTGCCGGCAGAGCCTTCGGGATGGAGGAGTTTCCCTCTCTGGTGGGAAAAGCAGACCTGGCAcccctgcttcagctcaggaTAGGAGGGTGtaggggtgggggcggggggagctCCGGCTTTCTGACTCTGCTgaacctcagttttgtcatctgtgatATGCCAACCCTGTGGAGCTCTCTGAAGCTGCTCGGAATGGGTAATAGCCCCAGGCAGGGCTCAGCTGGGCAAGAAGAGGAGCAAGA includes the following:
- the LOC105464299 gene encoding proline-rich protein 5 isoform X3; this encodes MVILRDKIRFYEGQKLLDSLAETWDFFFSDVLPMLQAIFYPVQGKEPSVRQLALLHFRNAITLSVKLEDALARAHARVPPAIVQMLLVLQGVHESRGVTEDYLRLEMLVQKVVSPYLGTYGLHSSEGPFTHSCILEKRLLRRSRSGDVLAKNPVVRSKSYNTPLLNPVQEHEAEGAAAGGPSIRRHSVSEMTSCPEPQGFSDPPGQGSAGAFRSSPAPHSGPCPSRLYPTTQPPEQGLDPTRSSLPHASPENLVDQILESVDSDSEGIFIDFGRGRGSGMSNLEGSGGRQSVV
- the LOC105464299 gene encoding proline-rich protein 5 isoform X2; this encodes MSSPSLSDLGKREPAAAADERGTQQRRACANATWNSIHNGVIAVFQRKGLPDQELFSLNEGVRQLLKTELGSFFTEYLQNQLLTKGMVILRDKIRFYEGQKLLDSLAETWDFFFSDVLPMLQAIFYPVQGKEPSVRQLALLHFRNAITLSVKLEDALARAHARVPPAIVQMLLVLQGVHESRGVTEDYLRLEMLVQKVVSPYLGTYGLHSSEGPFTHSCILEKRLLRRSRSGDVLAKNPVVRSKSYNTPLLNPVQEHEAEGAAAGGPSIRRHSVSEMTSCPEPQGFSDPPGQGSAGAFRSSPAPHSGPCPSRLYPTTQPPEQGLDPTRSSLPHASPENLVDQILESVDSDSEGIFIDFGRGRGSGMSNLEGSGGRQSVV
- the LOC105464299 gene encoding proline-rich protein 5 isoform X1; its protein translation is MRTLRRFKFMSSPSLSDLGKREPAAAADERGTQQRRACANATWNSIHNGVIAVFQRKGLPDQELFSLNEGVRQLLKTELGSFFTEYLQNQLLTKGMVILRDKIRFYEGQKLLDSLAETWDFFFSDVLPMLQAIFYPVQGKEPSVRQLALLHFRNAITLSVKLEDALARAHARVPPAIVQMLLVLQGVHESRGVTEDYLRLEMLVQKVVSPYLGTYGLHSSEGPFTHSCILEKRLLRRSRSGDVLAKNPVVRSKSYNTPLLNPVQEHEAEGAAAGGPSIRRHSVSEMTSCPEPQGFSDPPGQGSAGAFRSSPAPHSGPCPSRLYPTTQPPEQGLDPTRSSLPHASPENLVDQILESVDSDSEGIFIDFGRGRGSGMSNLEGSGGRQSVV